A portion of the Tiliqua scincoides isolate rTilSci1 chromosome 3, rTilSci1.hap2, whole genome shotgun sequence genome contains these proteins:
- the LOC136643623 gene encoding olfactory receptor 51H1-like: protein MSASINDSSVENHQTFVLTGIPGTQEYDSWLAFPLCMLYGLTLLGNITILSVIKAEDSLHQPMYIFLSILACSDLGLSMSTMPTILGIYWFDSREISFNACITQMFFIHLFQWVESGILVAMAFDRFIAICDPLRYTALLSNSVIGQIGIAVLFRGFCLIFPVPFLIKRLPFCRSNVLSHSYCLHQDAMKLACADIKVNVLYGLIIVFCTLGLDVVMILVSYILILKTVVGIASHRERLKALDTCVSHICAILIFYIPMIGVTVVHRFGRHLSPIVHMLMANIYIAVPPVLNPIVYSVKTQQIWRRIRKMFQQKKH, encoded by the coding sequence ATGTCAGCCAGCATCAACGACAGCTCTGTGGAGAACCACCAAACCTTTGTCCTAACTGGCATTCCAGGAACACAAGAGTATGACTCATGGCTGGCCTTCCCGCTGTGCATGCTCTACGGCCTGACTCTCCTTGGAAACATCACTATCCTCTCTGTCATCAAGGCAGAAGACAGCCTCCATCAGCCCATGTACATCTTCCTTTCCATCCTTGCCTGCTCTGATCTGGGTCTCTCCATGTCCACCATGCCGACAATACTGGGCATTTATTGGTTTGACTCCAGGGAAATCTCCTTCAATGCCTGCATCACCCAGATGTTCTTCATCCATTTGTTTCAGTGGGTGGAGTCTGGCATCCTTGTGGCGATGGCCTTTGACCGCTTCATTGCCATATGCGACCCTCTGAGATACACGGCACTTCTCTCAAATTCAGTTATTGGACAAATAGGAATAGCTGTGCTATTCAGAGGTTTCTGTCTCATcttccctgtccccttcctgATTAAGCGACTGCCCTTCTGCCGATCCAATGTGCTCTCCCATTCCTACTGCCTTCATCAAGACGCAATGAAGTTAGCATGTGCAGACATCAAAGTCAACGTATTGTATGGTTTGATTATAGTCTTTTGCACATTGGGTTTGGATGTTGTGATGATTCTTGTGTCCTACATCCTGATCCTGAAAACAGTTGTGGGCATCGCCTCCCACAGAGAGCGTCTCAAGGCCCTGGACACCTGCGTCTCCCACATCTGTGCCATCTTGATCTTCTATATTCCAATGATTGGTGTCACTGTGGTCCATCGCTTTGGAAGACACCTCTCTCCCATTGTGCATATGCTCATGGCCAACATCTACATTGCTGTCCCACCGGTTCTTAATCCCATTGTGTACAGTGTGAAAACGCAGCAGATCTGGCGCAGGATACGCAAAATGTTCCAGCAAAAGAAACACTGA